Proteins encoded in a region of the Elaeis guineensis isolate ETL-2024a chromosome 7, EG11, whole genome shotgun sequence genome:
- the LOC105032213 gene encoding monothiol glutaredoxin-S9-like, producing MQQAIPYSKGAAWVRRSNDGRRPPVEPAAMAARCVASSGDIRRVVEENPVVVVGRRGCCMVHVVRRLLLGQGVNPTVCEVGEDADEAALIGELHPEMAAEGGDGGAHLRGQGMVLPAVFIGGRLVGGLDRLMAVHISGELVPILKQAGALWL from the coding sequence ATGCAACAGGCGATCCCGTACAGCAAGGGGGCGGCGTGGGTCCGGCGGAGCAACGACGGGAGGAGGCCGCCGGTGGAGCCGGCGGCGATGGCGGCTCGGTGCGTCGCCAGCAGCGGCGACATAAGGAGGGTGGTGGAGGAGAACCCAGTGGTGGTGGTGGGGCGGCGAGGGTGCTGCATGGTCCACGTGGTGAGGAGGCTGCTGCTGGGGCAGGGGGTGAATCCGACGGTGTGCGAGGTCGGGGAGGACGCCGACGAGGCCGCGCTTATCGGAGAGCTGCACCCAGAGATGGCCGCGGAAGGCGGCGACGGTGGGGCCCACCTTCGGGGGCAGGGGATGGTGCTGCCGGCGGTGTTCATCGGGGGGAGGCTGGTTGGGGGACTGGACCGGCTCATGGCCGTGCACATCTCCGGCGAGCTCGTCCCGATCTTAAAGCAAGCCGGCGCGTTATGGCTCTGA